Proteins from a genomic interval of Prochlorothrix hollandica PCC 9006 = CALU 1027:
- a CDS encoding glycosyltransferase: MPTPPRLSLCMIVKDEAACLGRCLESVRDLVDEAIVVDTGSTDNTPAIAAAWGAQVYHQPWPGDFSSARNHALGYVGGDWVLVLDADETFEASQIKPLRSHLDQDQALVITLLRQELGSVQSPYSQLSRVFRRHPQVQFSRPYHAMVDDSVLALQQRQPQWRVLSLPGVALLHWGYEPGTIAARHKGDRAQAALEQHLGQNPGDPYTCAKLGALYGSLGHWHRGQTLLEQGLDTLAHQGDPNPSIRYELHYHLAIGLQQSGDASAASHHYEAALNLPLDPLLKLGACNNLANLLQAQGELDLAHWLYEQALDWDPTFALGYYNLARVKKAQGDLLGAIGAYQTAIDLNPHHAESYQNLGVTLVKLGRLRDSFPLFQRAIALHQAQGNPQEAQRIETIVGELGGSL; the protein is encoded by the coding sequence ATGCCTACCCCGCCCCGCCTGAGTCTCTGCATGATTGTCAAGGATGAAGCAGCTTGCCTAGGCCGCTGTTTAGAGAGTGTCAGGGATTTAGTCGATGAGGCGATCGTGGTGGACACCGGATCCACCGACAACACCCCGGCGATCGCCGCTGCCTGGGGTGCCCAGGTTTACCACCAGCCTTGGCCGGGGGACTTTTCCAGCGCCCGCAACCACGCCCTGGGCTATGTGGGGGGGGATTGGGTGTTGGTGTTGGATGCCGATGAAACCTTTGAGGCTAGCCAGATCAAGCCCCTGCGATCGCACCTAGACCAAGACCAAGCCCTGGTGATCACCCTCCTGCGCCAAGAACTAGGGTCCGTCCAATCCCCCTACTCCCAACTGTCCCGCGTCTTTCGCCGCCATCCCCAGGTGCAATTTTCCCGCCCCTACCACGCCATGGTGGATGACAGCGTTTTAGCCCTGCAACAGCGGCAACCCCAGTGGCGAGTTTTGAGCCTGCCGGGGGTCGCCCTCTTGCACTGGGGCTATGAGCCGGGGACGATCGCCGCCCGCCACAAGGGCGATCGCGCCCAAGCCGCCCTGGAACAGCACCTAGGGCAAAACCCCGGCGATCCCTACACCTGCGCCAAGCTGGGTGCCCTCTATGGCAGTCTGGGCCACTGGCACCGGGGGCAAACCCTCCTGGAGCAGGGACTGGACACCTTAGCCCATCAAGGGGATCCCAACCCCAGTATTCGCTATGAATTGCACTACCATCTGGCCATTGGACTGCAACAGTCGGGGGATGCCAGCGCCGCCAGCCACCATTACGAAGCTGCCTTGAATCTACCCCTCGATCCCCTGCTGAAATTGGGAGCCTGCAATAATCTGGCCAATCTGCTCCAGGCTCAGGGGGAACTAGACCTGGCCCACTGGCTCTATGAACAAGCCTTAGATTGGGATCCCACCTTTGCCCTGGGTTATTACAACTTGGCCAGGGTCAAAAAAGCCCAAGGGGATTTATTGGGGGCGATCGGCGCGTACCAAACCGCCATTGATCTCAATCCCCACCACGCCGAAAGCTACCAAAATCTGGGGGTGACCCTGGTGAAGCTGGGACGGTTACGGGACAGTTTTCCCCTGTTCCAGCGGGCGATCGCCCTGCACCAGGCCCAGGGCAACCCCCAGGAAGCCCAACGGATCGAGACCATTGTGGGGGAGTTAGGGGGAAGCCTTTAG
- a CDS encoding SLATT domain-containing protein, with protein MSQAPSPPPMADPSADRSPTLLDAWARFSEYDLNASLAQKRFTSRRKWLTIMGVAVTVLAVLHSTLIAIVREIKCNPFPGFTWDFTKLETWRIIDAFEVGIIMMPILTTVIYAGDVKSNMGLAWIVFRSTAEALKKEIYLYRIQVGSYVPRSGNGEDSRDIQLAKRIKTLGQRVMETQVNQTGITPYTGSLPPYAPQGDDGFSNMVPEDYLAWRLEDQFNYYRKKAARLSRQLSTFQWSVYGMGGLGILLASIQQEIWVAVSSSMAAAFTSFLEFNRVESTLISCNQAASDLYNIRAWWRALPAESQANAANVEALVMNVESVIQAENAGWVQEMRDALAEVYGDKEQDKSTVPMGGLSPEIAIRMQNAQAITSALDGSVENSLHQMPKGAPIPDRFDADRQEPKPAAGQDLPSGTELGTELGTELGTELGTELGTDPDPPKTDPVPNPEGKPHPDPA; from the coding sequence ATGAGCCAAGCCCCTTCCCCCCCTCCCATGGCCGATCCCTCTGCCGATCGTAGCCCCACCCTCTTGGATGCGTGGGCACGATTTAGTGAGTATGACCTCAATGCCAGCTTAGCCCAAAAACGCTTTACCAGTCGTCGGAAATGGCTGACGATCATGGGGGTAGCTGTCACTGTTTTAGCCGTGCTCCACTCCACCCTCATCGCCATTGTGCGAGAGATAAAGTGCAATCCTTTCCCTGGCTTCACTTGGGATTTCACAAAACTGGAAACCTGGCGAATTATTGATGCCTTTGAAGTCGGGATTATTATGATGCCGATTTTAACCACAGTCATCTATGCCGGTGATGTCAAGTCCAATATGGGGTTAGCCTGGATTGTCTTTCGTAGCACCGCAGAAGCCCTGAAAAAAGAGATTTACCTCTACCGCATCCAGGTGGGATCCTATGTCCCCCGTAGCGGTAATGGGGAAGACTCACGGGATATTCAACTAGCCAAACGGATTAAAACCCTAGGCCAGCGGGTGATGGAAACCCAGGTCAACCAGACGGGCATTACCCCCTATACCGGTTCCCTGCCACCCTATGCCCCCCAAGGGGATGATGGGTTTAGTAATATGGTGCCGGAGGACTATTTAGCGTGGCGGCTAGAAGATCAGTTTAACTACTACCGCAAAAAAGCAGCTCGCCTCAGTCGCCAGCTCAGTACCTTTCAATGGTCTGTCTATGGCATGGGAGGACTGGGGATTTTACTGGCTTCCATCCAACAGGAAATCTGGGTTGCCGTCAGTAGTTCCATGGCAGCGGCCTTCACCAGTTTTCTAGAGTTTAACCGGGTTGAGTCAACCCTGATTTCCTGTAACCAGGCCGCATCCGATCTCTATAATATTCGGGCGTGGTGGCGGGCGCTGCCGGCGGAATCTCAGGCCAATGCCGCCAATGTGGAAGCCCTGGTCATGAATGTGGAAAGCGTCATCCAAGCAGAGAACGCAGGCTGGGTTCAGGAAATGCGGGATGCCTTGGCGGAGGTCTATGGGGATAAGGAGCAGGATAAATCGACGGTGCCGATGGGTGGCTTATCACCGGAAATTGCAATCCGTATGCAGAATGCCCAAGCCATCACGAGTGCTTTGGATGGTAGCGTCGAAAACTCCCTGCATCAAATGCCCAAAGGTGCTCCTATCCCCGATCGCTTTGATGCTGACCGCCAGGAACCGAAGCCAGCGGCGGGGCAAGATTTACCGTCAGGCACAGAGCTAGGCACAGAGCTAGGCACAGAGCTAGGCACAGAGCTAGGCACAGAGCTAGGCACAGACCCAGATCCACCGAAGACCGATCCGGTGCCAAACCCTGAGGGCAAACCCCATCCGGATCCAGCCTAA
- the recA gene encoding recombinase RecA encodes MAAASESIDKQKEKALKLVLATIEKNFGKGSIMRLGDATQMRVETIPTGALTLDLALGGGLPQGRVIEIYGPESSGKTTLALHAIAEVQKRGGIAAFVDAEHALDPNYSANLGVDIENLLVSQPDTGEMALEVVDQLVRSAAVDIVVVDSVAALVPRAEIEGEMGDVQVGGQARLMSQAMRKITGNIGKSGCTVIFLNQLRQKIGVTYGSPEVTSGGNALKFYASVRLDIRRIQTLKKGTQEYGIRAKVKVAKNKVAPPFRIAEFDVIFGQGISTLGCILDLAEETGVVLRKGAWYSFEGENVGQGRDNTIKYMQDNLEFAHKVEQLVRQQLDMGAVVSANSVPHGSLDQPLEEEEEDLENDDV; translated from the coding sequence ATGGCAGCAGCATCTGAAAGTATCGATAAACAAAAGGAAAAAGCCCTCAAGTTAGTTCTGGCCACCATTGAAAAGAACTTTGGCAAAGGTTCCATCATGCGCCTGGGGGATGCAACCCAGATGCGAGTGGAGACCATCCCCACCGGAGCCTTGACCCTGGATTTGGCTCTGGGGGGTGGTTTGCCCCAGGGACGGGTCATTGAAATCTACGGCCCTGAGAGTTCTGGCAAAACCACCTTGGCCCTCCACGCCATTGCCGAAGTCCAGAAACGGGGAGGCATCGCCGCCTTTGTAGACGCAGAACATGCCCTGGATCCCAACTATTCCGCCAACCTAGGGGTGGATATTGAGAATTTGCTGGTGTCCCAGCCCGATACGGGGGAAATGGCCCTAGAGGTGGTGGATCAACTGGTGCGATCGGCGGCAGTGGATATTGTGGTAGTGGATTCCGTAGCAGCCCTCGTGCCCCGTGCTGAAATTGAAGGGGAAATGGGGGATGTCCAAGTGGGGGGACAGGCTCGGCTCATGAGCCAAGCCATGCGGAAAATTACCGGCAACATTGGCAAGTCGGGCTGTACGGTCATTTTTCTCAACCAGTTGCGCCAGAAAATTGGGGTCACCTATGGTAGCCCTGAAGTCACCTCTGGGGGCAACGCCCTCAAGTTCTATGCCTCGGTGCGCCTCGACATTCGCCGGATCCAAACCCTGAAAAAGGGAACCCAGGAATATGGGATTCGGGCCAAGGTCAAAGTGGCCAAAAATAAAGTGGCCCCGCCCTTCCGCATCGCTGAGTTTGATGTCATTTTTGGCCAAGGTATTTCGACCCTGGGCTGCATTCTCGATTTGGCAGAAGAAACGGGGGTGGTGCTGCGCAAAGGAGCCTGGTATAGCTTTGAAGGGGAAAATGTGGGCCAAGGCCGCGACAACACCATCAAATATATGCAGGACAACCTCGAATTTGCCCACAAGGTCGAACAGTTAGTGCGCCAACAACTGGACATGGGGGCGGTAGTGTCTGCCAACTCTGTGCCCCATGGCTCCCTCGATCAGCCCCTTGAGGAGGAAGAAGAAGACTTGGAAAATGATGACGTTTAA
- the rsmG gene encoding 16S rRNA (guanine(527)-N(7))-methyltransferase RsmG: MLPTMLPTMLPTFSDRWRSTLDWCPTPEQQQHFEVLYQGIVAANQHLNLTRITEPEAFWEKHLWDSMSGLSFFLPGGDRDPLPTPARIVDIGTGSGFPGLPAGLLWTQSEVALLDSTVKKLRFLDELLATLPLPQVKTLAGRAEALGQDPRHRETYDLALARAVGGVTICAEYAMPLVRREGYVVLYRGQWSAAEEASLSRALIQLGGVIDRITPFQTPLTQGVRHCILVHKTADTPESYPRPVGVPAQKPLGLLP, translated from the coding sequence ATGCTGCCCACTATGCTGCCCACTATGCTGCCCACGTTTTCCGACCGTTGGCGATCGACCCTGGATTGGTGCCCCACCCCAGAACAGCAGCAGCACTTTGAGGTGCTGTACCAGGGGATTGTGGCGGCGAATCAGCATTTGAACCTGACCCGCATCACGGAACCGGAAGCCTTTTGGGAAAAGCATCTGTGGGACTCCATGAGTGGGCTGAGTTTCTTTTTGCCGGGGGGCGATCGCGATCCCCTGCCCACCCCTGCCCGCATCGTGGACATTGGCACGGGGTCCGGGTTTCCGGGGTTACCCGCTGGCCTGCTGTGGACCCAAAGCGAGGTGGCGTTGTTGGACTCCACCGTTAAAAAGCTGCGGTTTTTGGATGAGTTGCTGGCCACCCTGCCCTTGCCCCAGGTCAAAACCTTGGCGGGGCGGGCTGAAGCCCTGGGTCAGGATCCCCGCCACCGGGAAACCTATGATTTAGCCTTGGCGAGGGCCGTGGGGGGGGTGACCATCTGTGCGGAATATGCCATGCCCTTGGTGCGGCGGGAGGGCTATGTGGTGCTGTATCGGGGACAGTGGAGCGCTGCGGAAGAAGCCAGTTTGAGCCGAGCCTTGATACAGTTGGGGGGGGTGATCGATCGCATAACCCCGTTTCAGACCCCCTTAACCCAGGGTGTGCGCCATTGTATTTTGGTCCACAAAACGGCGGACACTCCCGAAAGTTACCCCCGTCCGGTGGGAGTTCCGGCCCAAAAGCCCTTAGGATTATTGCCCTAA
- a CDS encoding serine/threonine-protein kinase, whose amino-acid sequence MNPIELGTLLANRYRVIQVLGQGGFGRTYLAEDLNRFQETCVLKEFAPQVQGPEALQKAQDLFQREAGVLYRLNHPQIPCFRELFQTHHGDRDYLLLVQDHVAGHTYWQLLADLPDQGQGFGEGEVRRLLEQLLPVLTYIHGNGVIHRDISPDNLILRTGDQLPVLIDFGGVKQVAVSVVSQYQSQSQSLMSGSLTRLGKVGYAPPEQMQQGSVYPHSDLYALGVTALVLLTGKEPQLLLDPQTLEWQWRQEVTVSETLGAVLDRMVQLRPSDRYSSATEVLAALTGQTQSLGQGQQPGPTPVLQPRTQATIAVGMNAAPDTMSEFFRDTRSPSPSPATATPAARRSPGAGALGTVLLFFGFLALAGLGGWGAVRLLQSLQTGNPSPQVTATPLAPTPPVAVLSPDEQRRKAALLKRQQTLGLDDRFFTALVNQDFFPRYPELQGQPLTSDPADADYREAWDTLAQTWLDRLERLKPAQRSRLGQYTPADFETWVTQVNDKYLSSRALADLTDVAFGQLFPEISLNETPPGPVDQLWWTVAEQVTDAVVGGEALEELKIKQGDITVTAEGTVSAGQGKAFIAQLEPGQAMRFDLTAADSLALALYPPTASGDPLVLPRSGQQTWEGVLFEGGYYEFVILPQGDRAEPYSLELTVTDPPPVLDLDVPATPNPNPTAGNGSSNGASQGNGKGKPPKDSPIDPPPTPEADPGNSPLPETLDPNPGIPNTQ is encoded by the coding sequence ATGAATCCCATTGAACTGGGCACCCTTTTAGCCAACCGCTACCGTGTGATCCAGGTGTTGGGTCAGGGCGGCTTTGGTCGCACCTACCTGGCGGAAGATCTCAACCGCTTCCAAGAAACCTGTGTTCTCAAAGAATTTGCCCCCCAGGTCCAAGGTCCGGAAGCCCTGCAAAAGGCCCAGGATTTATTTCAACGGGAAGCGGGGGTGCTCTATCGCCTCAACCATCCCCAAATTCCCTGTTTTCGGGAGTTGTTCCAAACCCACCACGGCGATCGCGACTATTTGCTATTGGTGCAGGATCATGTGGCAGGGCACACCTATTGGCAGTTGTTGGCCGATCTCCCAGACCAGGGCCAGGGCTTTGGGGAAGGGGAGGTGCGACGGTTATTGGAACAGTTGTTGCCGGTGCTGACCTATATCCACGGCAATGGGGTTATTCACCGGGATATTTCCCCCGATAACCTGATCCTGCGGACCGGGGATCAGTTGCCGGTGCTGATTGACTTTGGGGGCGTGAAGCAGGTGGCGGTGTCGGTGGTGTCCCAATATCAGAGCCAATCCCAGAGCTTAATGTCCGGGAGCCTGACCCGGCTGGGGAAGGTGGGCTATGCCCCGCCGGAGCAAATGCAGCAGGGCAGTGTTTATCCCCACAGCGATCTTTATGCCCTGGGGGTGACGGCCTTGGTGCTGTTGACGGGGAAGGAACCCCAACTGTTGTTGGATCCCCAAACCCTGGAATGGCAGTGGCGGCAGGAGGTGACGGTGAGCGAGACTTTGGGGGCTGTGTTGGATCGGATGGTGCAACTGCGCCCCAGCGATCGCTATAGCAGCGCCACTGAGGTTTTGGCGGCGCTGACGGGGCAAACCCAGTCCCTGGGTCAGGGGCAACAGCCTGGGCCAACTCCGGTGCTTCAACCCCGGACCCAGGCCACGATCGCCGTCGGCATGAACGCTGCCCCAGACACCATGTCGGAGTTTTTTCGGGATACCCGTTCCCCTAGCCCGTCTCCAGCCACGGCCACCCCTGCTGCCCGTCGTTCCCCCGGGGCGGGGGCTTTGGGGACGGTGCTGCTATTTTTCGGGTTTTTGGCCCTAGCAGGGCTAGGGGGTTGGGGGGCTGTCCGTCTGTTGCAGTCCTTGCAAACGGGTAACCCGTCACCCCAGGTCACCGCGACTCCCCTCGCCCCCACTCCCCCGGTGGCAGTCCTGTCCCCAGATGAACAACGGCGTAAGGCGGCTTTGCTGAAACGGCAGCAGACCTTGGGTCTGGACGATCGCTTTTTCACGGCTCTGGTCAACCAAGATTTTTTTCCCCGCTATCCCGAACTGCAAGGGCAACCCCTGACCTCGGATCCCGCCGATGCGGACTACCGGGAAGCCTGGGATACCTTGGCCCAAACCTGGCTCGATCGCCTGGAGCGGTTGAAGCCAGCCCAGCGATCGCGCCTGGGACAATATACCCCTGCTGATTTTGAGACTTGGGTGACCCAGGTTAATGATAAGTACCTCAGCAGCAGAGCCTTGGCAGATCTCACTGATGTCGCCTTTGGTCAGCTTTTCCCGGAAATTTCCCTGAATGAGACTCCCCCTGGACCGGTGGATCAACTGTGGTGGACGGTGGCGGAGCAGGTGACCGATGCTGTGGTGGGGGGGGAAGCCTTGGAGGAGTTAAAGATCAAGCAGGGGGACATCACTGTGACGGCTGAGGGTACTGTGTCAGCCGGCCAAGGTAAAGCCTTTATTGCTCAGTTGGAGCCGGGGCAGGCGATGCGCTTCGATCTGACGGCGGCGGACTCCCTCGCCCTGGCCCTTTATCCCCCCACCGCTAGCGGCGATCCTCTGGTGTTGCCGCGATCGGGCCAACAGACCTGGGAGGGGGTGTTATTCGAGGGAGGCTATTATGAATTTGTGATTTTGCCCCAGGGCGATCGGGCTGAACCCTATAGCCTGGAGCTGACGGTGACGGATCCGCCGCCGGTGCTCGATCTCGATGTTCCTGCCACACCGAACCCGAACCCGACAGCGGGCAATGGATCGAGCAATGGAGCGAGCCAAGGCAACGGTAAAGGCAAACCCCCCAAGGATTCCCCCATCGATCCACCACCGACTCCTGAAGCGGATCCTGGGAATAGTCCTCTGCCAGAAACCCTGGATCCCAACCCAGGGATTCCCAATACCCAGTAA
- a CDS encoding NUDIX hydrolase produces the protein MADSSPTSLPIVTADAAKATVAVALLFEGDRYLLQLRDNIPGILYPGQWGFFGGHVEPGETPLEGLLRELVEEIGYHPSQPVELFGIYSDDRVLRYVFHTPLTVGLDQLVLGEGWDFKVVTAADIERGEAWSEVAQQVRPLGTLHRQILLDHLAQRSGL, from the coding sequence ATGGCTGATTCTTCCCCCACTTCCCTGCCCATCGTCACGGCGGATGCTGCCAAGGCTACGGTGGCGGTGGCTCTCTTGTTTGAGGGCGATCGCTATCTCCTGCAATTGCGAGACAATATTCCCGGCATTTTATACCCCGGTCAGTGGGGGTTTTTTGGGGGCCATGTGGAGCCAGGGGAAACCCCCTTGGAGGGTCTGCTGCGGGAGTTGGTGGAGGAAATTGGCTATCACCCCTCGCAGCCAGTGGAATTATTTGGGATCTACTCTGACGATCGCGTTCTTCGCTATGTGTTCCACACGCCCCTGACCGTTGGCTTAGATCAGTTGGTGCTGGGGGAGGGCTGGGATTTTAAGGTGGTGACGGCGGCGGACATTGAGCGGGGGGAGGCGTGGTCTGAAGTGGCCCAACAGGTGCGCCCCTTGGGAACCCTACACCGCCAGATTTTGCTGGATCACCTGGCTCAACGATCTGGGTTGTAG
- a CDS encoding ATP-binding protein, which produces AWEQKLAQEKAAREQQLAEEKAVREQQLAQEKAAWEQKLARREAEWDRSQREWEKQYQALTAVVDRTSRGIDGLNGRWGKFVENFVEPAVVRLFQARGIPVTETAQRVKQTRGEFAMEIDILAENGDVAVAVEVKSHLTQDAVDEFLGNLVNFKRAFPKYQAYQIYGAVAGIDIDKGVDRYAYRQGLFVIRQSGDTVELANNPQFRPTPW; this is translated from the coding sequence AGCCTGGGAACAGAAACTGGCCCAGGAGAAAGCGGCACGGGAGCAACAACTGGCCGAAGAGAAAGCGGTGAGGGAGCAGCAACTGGCCCAGGAAAAAGCGGCATGGGAGCAAAAACTGGCCCGCCGGGAGGCGGAGTGGGATCGCTCCCAGCGGGAATGGGAAAAACAGTATCAGGCGCTGACGGCGGTGGTCGATCGCACCAGTCGAGGCATTGACGGCTTAAATGGCCGCTGGGGTAAATTCGTGGAAAACTTTGTGGAACCGGCAGTGGTGCGGCTGTTCCAGGCGCGGGGTATTCCCGTGACAGAGACGGCCCAACGGGTGAAGCAAACGCGGGGGGAGTTTGCCATGGAAATTGATATTCTGGCGGAGAATGGGGATGTGGCGGTGGCGGTGGAAGTTAAATCCCACTTAACCCAGGATGCTGTGGATGAATTTCTGGGGAATTTAGTCAATTTTAAGCGGGCCTTCCCCAAGTACCAAGCCTATCAAATCTATGGTGCGGTGGCGGGCATTGACATTGACAAGGGGGTGGATCGCTATGCTTACCGTCAAGGTCTGTTTGTCATTCGCCAGTCGGGAGATACCGTGGAATTGGCCAATAACCCTCAGTTTCGTCCCACTCCCTGGTAA
- a CDS encoding ATP-binding protein, producing the protein MTTNITLDDFYKLFQESERQRQETERILQQSWEQSRLALEQSHLAWEQKLAQEKAAREQQLAEEKAVREQQLAEEKAAREQQLAQEKAAWEQKLARREAEWDRSQREWEKQYQALTAVVDRTSRGIDGLNGRWGKFVENFVEPAVVRLFQARGIPVTETAQRVKQTRGEFAMEIDILAENGDVAVAVEVKSHLTQDAVDEFLGNLVNFKRAFPKYQAYQIYGAVAGIDIDKGVDRYAYRQGLFVIRQSGDTVELANNPQFRPTPW; encoded by the coding sequence ATGACCACTAACATCACCCTTGATGATTTCTATAAATTGTTCCAAGAAAGCGAACGCCAGCGCCAGGAGACCGAACGCATCCTGCAACAATCCTGGGAACAGTCCCGGTTGGCCTTGGAGCAGTCCCATCTAGCCTGGGAACAGAAACTGGCCCAGGAGAAAGCGGCACGGGAGCAACAACTGGCCGAAGAGAAAGCGGTGAGGGAGCAGCAACTGGCCGAAGAGAAAGCGGCACGGGAGCAGCAACTGGCCCAGGAAAAAGCGGCATGGGAGCAAAAACTGGCCCGACGGGAGGCGGAGTGGGATCGCTCCCAGCGGGAATGGGAAAAACAGTATCAAGCGCTGACGGCGGTGGTCGATCGCACCAGTCGAGGCATTGATGGCTTAAATGGCCGCTGGGGTAAATTTGTGGAAAACTTTGTGGAACCGGCAGTGGTGCGGCTGTTCCAAGCGCGGGGTATTCCCGTGACGGAGACGGCCCAACGGGTGAAGCAAACGCGGGGGGAGTTTGCCATGGAAATTGATATTCTGGCGGAGAATGGGGATGTGGCGGTGGCGGTGGAAGTTAAATCCCACTTAACCCAGGATGCTGTGGATGAATTTCTGGGGAATTTAGTCAATTTTAAGCGGGCCTTCCCCAAATACCAAGCCTATCAAATCTATGGTGCGGTGGCGGGCATTGACATTGACAAGGGGGTGGATCGCTATGCTTACCGTCAAGGTCTGTTTGTCATTCGCCAGTCGGGGGATACCGTGGAATTGGCCAATAACCCTCAGTTTCGTCCCACCCCCTGGTAA
- a CDS encoding Uma2 family endonuclease gives MIQTLMAPEQRLTLTNISWEHYETLLNLLGDRPLRFTYSHGTLELMILSFQHERYKKLLARLVETLAEEWDIPLVGGGSTTCKRQDLERGLEPDECFYSQNAAAIQGKQRLDLRHDPPPDLALEIDITHRTLDRRTIYAALGVGEVWEFDGQTLQFWQLVQGQYQEITTSHTFPRLTPDHLLPWILKAETLNDTALIRAFRQSLRSGTWESG, from the coding sequence ATGATCCAGACCCTGATGGCTCCTGAACAACGCCTCACCCTAACCAACATCAGTTGGGAACACTACGAAACCTTGTTGAACCTTTTGGGCGATCGACCCCTGCGCTTCACCTATAGCCACGGAACCCTCGAACTGATGATCCTGTCCTTCCAGCACGAGCGTTATAAAAAACTCCTGGCTCGACTGGTGGAAACCCTGGCGGAAGAGTGGGATATTCCCCTAGTGGGAGGTGGCTCCACCACCTGTAAGCGCCAAGACTTAGAACGGGGACTAGAGCCGGATGAATGCTTTTATAGCCAAAATGCAGCCGCCATTCAAGGCAAACAACGTCTGGATTTACGCCACGATCCTCCCCCTGATTTAGCCCTTGAAATTGACATTACCCATCGCACCCTCGATCGCCGAACCATTTATGCTGCATTGGGTGTAGGGGAAGTCTGGGAGTTTGATGGTCAGACGTTGCAGTTTTGGCAGTTGGTACAGGGGCAGTACCAAGAAATCACCACCAGCCACACCTTCCCCCGCCTCACCCCCGATCACCTGTTGCCCTGGATCCTGAAGGCAGAGACCCTCAACGATACGGCCTTGATCCGGGCGTTCCGCCAAAGCCTCCGGTCTGGAACGTGGGAGTCAGGTTAA